One window from the genome of Paenibacillus azoreducens encodes:
- the spoIIIAF gene encoding stage III sporulation protein AF — protein sequence MSWLSGWLKEIIMVVLLATFVDLILPSRSMERYVKLVLSLLILLTLLSPLIKLLTEATDLKLAGAFNRINQQSGAAGPSLRQIMNQADQMKSRQQQQSLEWAAKEVAAQMKEQVQKESGKRAASVKVVLGMQEGREAGGSGGQPYIKAVTVVLQPEEKPSSKQDQPEGSEPSGDIGIEPVKPVQVEVDMNEDNHSDSGNAPAKTAGTAIDDDSGEQAKAIKRMLENNWGIEQESIVVQTGPSENRKL from the coding sequence ATGAGCTGGCTTAGCGGTTGGCTGAAAGAAATCATCATGGTGGTGCTGCTGGCTACCTTCGTGGATCTGATCCTCCCAAGCAGGTCCATGGAGCGTTACGTCAAGCTGGTATTGAGCCTTCTGATATTGCTCACTCTTCTTAGCCCCTTGATCAAATTGCTGACGGAAGCGACAGACCTCAAACTTGCAGGCGCTTTTAACCGGATTAATCAACAGTCCGGAGCCGCCGGACCAAGCCTTAGGCAAATTATGAACCAAGCGGACCAGATGAAAAGCCGCCAGCAGCAGCAGTCGCTGGAATGGGCCGCAAAAGAAGTTGCCGCGCAGATGAAAGAGCAGGTTCAAAAAGAAAGCGGCAAGCGCGCCGCTTCCGTCAAGGTAGTCCTGGGCATGCAGGAGGGGCGTGAAGCCGGGGGATCGGGCGGCCAACCGTATATCAAAGCGGTTACCGTGGTTTTGCAGCCTGAAGAAAAGCCCTCTTCAAAGCAGGATCAACCAGAGGGTTCGGAACCTTCCGGAGATATCGGCATCGAGCCTGTGAAGCCCGTGCAGGTTGAGGTCGATATGAATGAGGACAATCATTCGGACTCCGGGAATGCTCCTGCGAAAACAGCGGGAACGGCCATAGACGACGACAGCGGAGAACAGGCAAAAGCCATTAAAAGGATGCTGGAAAACAACTGGGGGATCGAACAGGAATCCATCGTGGTCCAAACCGGGCCGTCGGAGAACCGCAAGCTTTAA